Proteins found in one Fulvitalea axinellae genomic segment:
- a CDS encoding glycoside hydrolase family 172 protein, with the protein MKFLSISATKSFVAFCSAFLVSAGLFAQGGAVSLESLLREMANRDALASWPEVPYTTGQASSYDRNSKTNNPEDGADAQSRWGKGWFANKDFSHYIRTEDNNGRREDVMLDVKGPGAIVRFWNTLGGNAYKYGGIIRVYIDGNPTPAIEMHNKNLLGSDGLVGEPFSYMAPKEAENPVWRGRNLFLPIPYQKSCKVTFDGHGKYAHQKGWSAMYYALNYRTYPAGTRVESFTMEALNQARELVKETGERLTKYGAPRGEKLAASVKDHTLAPGKYYRARLKGSSAVKELAVKIKADNMEQALRSTVLEISFDGEKTVWCPLGQFFGTGYQIKPHSTFNVAMDSAGLMTARWTMPFRKKADLRVRNYGDQPVILEKVEVRTDDWEWNENSMYFCASWKELRSIKTDYRRDGNYVEVKGKGVLVGDNLTLFNTHPDWWGEGDEKIYVDGETFPSHFGTGTEDYYGYAWCRPQFFSYPFHSQPTGAGNKAVGITSNNRYRGLDAVPFTSSLKFDMEIWHPFEKPMTYSPACFWYARPGAERNVQPDPEGVKLPVTMKKEDVINSL; encoded by the coding sequence ATGAAGTTTCTATCTATCTCTGCCACAAAAAGTTTCGTAGCTTTTTGCTCGGCGTTTTTGGTATCGGCGGGTTTGTTTGCCCAAGGCGGTGCCGTAAGTCTGGAGTCTTTGCTCCGCGAAATGGCAAACCGCGACGCGTTGGCCTCTTGGCCGGAAGTTCCCTACACTACGGGACAGGCATCCAGCTACGACCGTAATTCCAAAACGAACAATCCCGAAGATGGCGCCGACGCCCAGAGCCGTTGGGGCAAGGGGTGGTTCGCCAACAAGGATTTCAGCCACTATATCCGGACCGAGGACAATAACGGACGCCGCGAGGATGTGATGCTGGACGTAAAAGGTCCGGGCGCCATCGTGCGTTTTTGGAATACCCTCGGCGGAAACGCCTATAAGTACGGCGGCATCATCAGGGTATATATCGACGGTAACCCGACTCCGGCTATCGAGATGCACAACAAGAACCTGCTGGGCTCGGACGGGTTGGTGGGCGAGCCTTTTTCTTATATGGCTCCAAAGGAGGCGGAGAATCCCGTATGGCGGGGCCGAAACCTATTCTTGCCTATCCCTTATCAGAAGAGCTGTAAAGTGACCTTCGACGGCCATGGCAAATACGCCCACCAAAAGGGTTGGTCGGCGATGTATTACGCCTTAAACTACCGTACTTATCCTGCGGGTACGCGTGTGGAGAGCTTTACTATGGAGGCCCTGAACCAAGCGAGGGAGTTGGTGAAGGAAACGGGCGAGCGCTTGACAAAATACGGAGCGCCTCGTGGCGAAAAGTTAGCGGCTTCGGTAAAAGACCATACTCTGGCTCCGGGCAAATATTACCGCGCTAGACTGAAGGGCTCTTCAGCCGTAAAAGAGTTGGCGGTGAAGATCAAGGCCGATAATATGGAGCAGGCGCTACGCTCTACGGTGTTGGAAATTTCTTTTGACGGCGAAAAGACCGTTTGGTGTCCGTTGGGGCAGTTTTTCGGCACGGGTTATCAAATCAAGCCTCACTCTACCTTTAACGTGGCGATGGATTCCGCTGGCCTGATGACGGCGCGCTGGACTATGCCTTTCCGAAAAAAGGCCGACCTGCGCGTGCGTAACTATGGCGACCAGCCCGTGATATTGGAGAAAGTGGAAGTGCGTACGGACGATTGGGAATGGAATGAGAACAGCATGTATTTCTGCGCCTCTTGGAAAGAGCTCCGCAGTATCAAGACCGACTATCGCCGAGACGGAAACTACGTGGAGGTAAAAGGCAAAGGCGTGTTGGTGGGCGATAACCTGACACTGTTCAACACGCACCCGGACTGGTGGGGCGAAGGCGACGAGAAAATCTATGTTGACGGCGAGACTTTCCCTTCGCACTTCGGTACCGGTACTGAGGATTATTACGGTTACGCCTGGTGCCGTCCGCAGTTTTTCTCTTATCCGTTCCACTCTCAACCTACCGGCGCGGGCAATAAGGCGGTGGGAATCACGAGCAATAACCGTTACCGCGGGCTGGATGCCGTGCCGTTCACTTCTTCGCTGAAGTTTGATATGGAGATCTGGCATCCGTTCGAAAAGCCGATGACTTATTCGCCGGCGTGTTTCTGGTATGCCCGTCCAGGAGCCGAGCGCAACGTACAGCCGGATCCGGAAGGTGTAAAACTGCCGGTGACTATGAAAAAGGAAGACGTTATAAACAGTTTGTAA
- a CDS encoding LamG domain-containing protein has product MSIVFLVLVGAVSGFGQTRPTEVYDPVLGEKCFEFDGDKDLIITDTVLVSGDFSLNVWFNPSDLNGSDRTLLSFKDQFFVNTRRVGRFLELSNMGRSHRLCESVILVEGQWQMLTLVYISRMKTFRIYVDGERVASEKYEFLFKGGWKNERDGWKTLVAGSCFWAGNFKGRMQLPEYRRRAYLDEEVKELYRAKTLNIDLASDLQFFMHLESDKDFLDRTEHEGVEVIEDEGRLALSFDGDSSFVQAGKVPVKNAMTISAWVKFSGLKFDNAGLVDLESCVGFRGHRGNSMKFTVAQLGDLWSEEMPLEEDRWTHLSVAFSERDSVRFFLNGEFISQHKVDKFWFQPEHNLVLGTDFWRYYFRGKMRDVGYWTRKLSDSEIKRIYFETDSVATQLAKAVGQGKMNSAKEEKSGNGYWWLLLLVPVTGWIIYSKKRKREVVAHSKLKPIVASEEIQSYTLPERNALFLFGKFALLDDKGEDVSGKFTPKLREIFLLILIRTIRGEYITSKELNEAFWEGYGADRAKNNRSVSIKKIRSVLDDVEGVELINDQKKFWKLVFDDGFFVDFASLYDSFSKKEIPDEIGLAVLDRGIFLEAENHECFDRIKAWLDDSVLGLFDIFASRQTELPEAFLRLVLRRDPANVKAYEVLLNRMEDSGRRVEASRLKKAFHADYERIFGTEYAEG; this is encoded by the coding sequence TTGTCAATAGTTTTTTTGGTTCTAGTAGGCGCCGTTTCTGGCTTTGGGCAGACTCGTCCCACCGAGGTATATGACCCGGTTTTGGGAGAGAAATGTTTTGAGTTTGATGGTGACAAAGACCTTATAATTACTGATACTGTACTGGTTTCCGGGGACTTTTCCCTGAACGTTTGGTTTAATCCGTCCGATTTGAACGGGTCGGACCGGACTCTCCTTTCGTTTAAAGACCAATTTTTTGTTAATACCCGGAGAGTGGGCCGTTTTCTGGAACTTTCTAATATGGGAAGAAGCCACAGGCTTTGCGAGAGCGTGATTTTGGTTGAGGGGCAATGGCAGATGCTGACGCTGGTTTACATTTCCAGAATGAAGACTTTCCGCATTTATGTGGATGGCGAACGGGTGGCTTCCGAGAAATACGAATTTCTGTTTAAAGGCGGGTGGAAAAACGAACGGGACGGATGGAAAACCTTGGTGGCTGGCTCCTGCTTTTGGGCCGGGAATTTCAAAGGAAGGATGCAATTGCCGGAATATAGGCGAAGAGCGTATCTTGACGAAGAAGTGAAAGAGCTGTATCGGGCCAAAACGCTGAATATAGATTTGGCCTCGGATCTCCAATTTTTTATGCATTTGGAGTCAGACAAAGACTTTTTGGACCGCACTGAGCACGAAGGTGTTGAGGTGATCGAAGACGAGGGGCGTTTGGCTCTCAGTTTTGATGGAGACAGCAGTTTTGTCCAGGCGGGGAAAGTCCCGGTGAAAAACGCTATGACAATCAGCGCTTGGGTCAAATTTTCCGGGCTTAAATTCGATAACGCGGGTCTGGTGGATCTGGAAAGTTGCGTGGGGTTTAGAGGGCATCGGGGCAATAGCATGAAGTTTACCGTAGCGCAATTGGGTGATTTGTGGTCGGAAGAAATGCCTCTTGAAGAAGATCGGTGGACGCATTTGTCGGTGGCGTTTTCTGAGCGGGATTCCGTACGGTTTTTCCTGAACGGCGAATTCATAAGCCAACATAAGGTGGACAAGTTCTGGTTTCAGCCCGAACATAATCTAGTGTTGGGAACCGACTTTTGGAGATATTATTTCCGAGGAAAAATGCGGGACGTAGGCTATTGGACCCGGAAACTGAGCGACAGCGAGATCAAACGTATTTATTTTGAAACCGATTCTGTAGCTACGCAATTGGCTAAGGCGGTAGGCCAAGGCAAAATGAATTCGGCCAAAGAAGAGAAAAGCGGTAACGGGTATTGGTGGTTGCTTCTTTTGGTGCCTGTTACAGGATGGATCATTTATTCGAAAAAGCGAAAACGTGAGGTAGTAGCCCATTCGAAATTAAAACCTATCGTCGCCTCCGAGGAAATTCAGAGCTATACTTTGCCCGAACGTAACGCGCTGTTTTTGTTCGGGAAATTCGCCCTATTGGATGACAAAGGGGAGGATGTTTCAGGAAAATTTACCCCGAAATTGCGGGAGATTTTCTTGTTGATTCTTATCCGGACCATCCGTGGCGAATATATTACTTCCAAAGAATTAAACGAGGCGTTTTGGGAAGGGTACGGAGCCGACCGGGCAAAGAATAACCGCAGTGTTTCCATTAAAAAAATCCGAAGCGTATTGGATGACGTGGAGGGCGTGGAATTGATTAACGATCAGAAGAAATTCTGGAAACTGGTTTTCGATGATGGTTTCTTTGTGGATTTCGCCAGTTTGTACGATAGTTTTTCCAAAAAAGAAATTCCGGACGAAATAGGTTTAGCGGTTTTGGACAGAGGAATTTTTCTGGAAGCGGAAAACCATGAATGTTTTGACCGGATAAAAGCTTGGCTGGACGATTCCGTATTGGGGTTGTTCGATATATTCGCATCCCGACAAACGGAGTTGCCGGAAGCCTTTTTGCGTTTGGTTCTTCGGCGCGATCCGGCCAATGTCAAAGCTTACGAAGTCTTATTGAACCGTATGGAAGATTCGGGAAGAAGAG
- a CDS encoding glycoside hydrolase family 172 protein codes for MKIVRQAGALLMALMIFTACTEAPKRVTFESLLHEMVDRDAIASFPEKEYRCLQASSYNRESVSPDKPGWFADSDGIGFIRTEENDGRKEWVLMEDDGPGAITKIWAVCFYYGLKNTTGANIRIYLDGAEKPAIEANFFELVKGQDFVKAPLADESTRAGNLYMPIPYAKSCKVTMDNKAFYNIINYRSYPKGTDVETFSMDVFTKAKKTVAEVSETLEKAPVATEGKVLTADMTINPGNEGILTLPKGSKAVKALEIEVEATNHNLALRSTVMKANFDGERTVWTPVGDFFNNGPGKKAYHMWERTVTPEGKMICRWAMPYKTEGNIAFENFGKQDVKVKVRAIVDDWEWTDRSMHFHANWRMDPAYPTFPIFDWNLVEVKGKGVFVGDQWTVLNPRQGWWGEGDEKVYVDGDFQKNFPSHFGTGTEDYYGWAGGVVPTPADEFSKPFLGNVLVGNPRAQGYNTCSRTRSLDAIPFKERIKFDFEASCGTRKSWHRLQYSANSYWYAIPGAKSNRNPLPEMASATTPTLADIQAEVEEAKSAGFVVDGALECENLSTFKADDNVTSDKKISVWGEISNGAMKSYWFQKKDEAVSVKITEQFEKRHLNLCAAVGPAMGVYDIYVNGKLKVTQDFSSNHGGMTTPYVDLGVCEPVDNAFDVKFVLKKNKRAVKKKEARVGLGLDFFLLK; via the coding sequence ATGAAAATCGTACGACAAGCGGGGGCATTATTAATGGCCCTGATGATTTTTACGGCCTGTACGGAGGCACCGAAGCGCGTTACGTTCGAGAGCCTGCTCCACGAGATGGTGGACCGCGACGCTATTGCTTCGTTTCCCGAAAAGGAATACCGCTGTCTTCAGGCCAGCAGTTATAACCGCGAATCGGTATCGCCGGACAAGCCGGGGTGGTTCGCCGACAGTGACGGTATCGGCTTTATCCGTACCGAAGAGAACGACGGAAGAAAAGAGTGGGTGTTGATGGAGGATGACGGCCCGGGGGCTATCACCAAGATTTGGGCGGTATGTTTTTATTACGGCCTGAAGAACACCACCGGCGCAAATATCCGCATCTACCTAGACGGAGCGGAAAAGCCGGCGATAGAGGCGAACTTCTTTGAGTTGGTCAAGGGCCAAGACTTCGTAAAAGCGCCTTTGGCCGACGAGTCTACCCGTGCGGGCAACCTGTATATGCCGATCCCTTACGCCAAAAGCTGTAAGGTGACGATGGATAATAAGGCGTTCTATAATATCATCAACTATCGCTCTTACCCGAAGGGTACCGATGTTGAGACATTCAGCATGGATGTGTTCACGAAGGCGAAAAAGACTGTGGCGGAAGTAAGCGAGACTCTGGAAAAGGCTCCAGTGGCCACGGAAGGAAAGGTTTTGACCGCGGATATGACTATCAATCCGGGCAACGAAGGGATCTTGACTTTGCCAAAAGGAAGCAAAGCGGTAAAGGCGTTGGAAATCGAAGTGGAAGCTACGAACCATAACCTGGCTCTGCGCTCTACGGTAATGAAGGCTAATTTCGACGGCGAGCGCACGGTTTGGACGCCTGTCGGGGATTTCTTTAACAACGGACCGGGCAAAAAGGCGTACCACATGTGGGAACGTACGGTGACGCCGGAAGGCAAGATGATTTGCCGTTGGGCGATGCCTTATAAGACGGAGGGTAATATCGCTTTCGAGAACTTCGGCAAGCAAGATGTGAAAGTAAAAGTACGGGCGATAGTGGACGATTGGGAGTGGACCGACCGTTCGATGCACTTCCACGCCAACTGGCGTATGGACCCCGCGTACCCTACATTCCCAATCTTCGATTGGAACTTGGTGGAGGTAAAAGGCAAGGGCGTTTTTGTGGGCGACCAATGGACAGTGCTGAATCCGCGCCAAGGCTGGTGGGGCGAAGGCGACGAAAAGGTGTATGTGGACGGTGACTTCCAAAAGAACTTCCCGTCGCACTTCGGTACGGGAACGGAAGACTATTACGGCTGGGCCGGAGGTGTGGTCCCTACGCCTGCCGATGAGTTTTCGAAGCCGTTTTTGGGCAACGTGTTGGTGGGTAACCCAAGGGCGCAAGGGTATAACACTTGCTCGCGTACCCGTTCGCTCGACGCCATTCCTTTTAAGGAAAGGATAAAGTTTGACTTTGAGGCCTCGTGCGGTACCCGCAAAAGCTGGCACCGCCTTCAGTATAGCGCTAACTCTTACTGGTACGCTATTCCGGGCGCGAAGAGCAACCGTAATCCGTTACCGGAAATGGCTTCGGCCACTACACCGACATTGGCGGATATTCAGGCCGAAGTAGAGGAGGCCAAGAGTGCCGGCTTTGTGGTGGACGGCGCTTTGGAATGCGAAAACCTGAGCACCTTCAAGGCGGACGATAACGTGACATCGGACAAAAAGATCAGCGTTTGGGGCGAAATCAGTAACGGCGCAATGAAAAGCTATTGGTTCCAGAAAAAAGACGAGGCGGTATCGGTGAAAATTACCGAGCAGTTTGAAAAGCGTCACCTGAACCTTTGCGCGGCGGTGGGACCGGCTATGGGAGTTTACGATATTTATGTTAACGGCAAGTTGAAGGTGACGCAAGACTTCAGCTCGAACCACGGCGGAATGACTACGCCTTATGTGGATTTGGGCGTTTGCGAGCCGGTAGACAATGCTTTTGATGTTAAGTTTGTTTTGAAAAAGAACAAGCGAGCCGTTAAGAAGAAGGAAGCCCGTGTTGGACTAGGGTTGGACTTTTTCCTGTTGAAATAA